The Lycium ferocissimum isolate CSIRO_LF1 chromosome 8, AGI_CSIRO_Lferr_CH_V1, whole genome shotgun sequence DNA segment TTTGCGGTATGCCCTTTTTCGTAGTTCTTTTAAACTAGCTTGCTTTCAATTGTGTGAATACTTCCTTAACAACACTAATTGCAGGTAGTAGCTCTTGCAAATCAAAAGCTGCTTGGTcttaatctctctctctctctctctctctctctctctctctctctctctctctctcttctaaaTATCttaaatttcttgaactttgagAAAATTAGACTGGATCGGTTCTTCTTTAGAGAAACTATTTGGATTATCCATTCATATGAAAACAGATAAAGTATGCAGATCTTAAAACATTTCTATTATTTGCTTAGTGGTACATAATCTAGTGTAGAAAATGACCATGGTCCTGAAGTATGCTCTTGAATTGTTCTTTCAGGAAAAAATTAATGTACATGGTGGAGCTGTTTCTTTGGGGCATCCTCTTGGGTGTAGTGGAGCTCGTATATTGGTTACTCTACTTGGGGTATGTGCAACTAGACCGGATACATCACTATTACTGTAGTTAAATTCTAAACCTTAGGAACACTGGTGCCTTCCCTCATCCCCTGATATTTTGCTACTTTTTTTGGTTGTGAACTGTAAGTTAAATGATCTATGAAAAGTCTCAACTCTCACTTTTTGGTCTCAGTAATGCAGTTCGAGATATATAGTTCGAGGACTGTTACTTTTCATACTCTTATGTGATCATATATTTGTTTCAAGGTTCTTGAAGATTAATTAACATTTATTTTGCATCTACTTTTCCAATGGAATGTTGCAGGTATTGAGACAGAAAAGTGGCAAATACGGGGCTGCTGGTGTTTGCAATGGAGGAGGAGGTGCCTCGGCCCTTGTTGTAGAACTTATGTAATACATTTCTTCTGTCCTTGGTAAGTCCTGACATAGGAAATTTCTTTTCATTAAGTCTTACCTACATGACACTGCATATTGCCATACTTCGAGTGAAATTTATGGATTATATAGGATGTTCTTGATAGATTAGACTTTCATGCGAGAAAAGTGTTAACGGGACAACTGTGGTGTGAGAACTAGAGGAATTTGTAATGAATGTAAGAGACTATCACTGAAATGACCAACACAGAGAAATGTTAACCAGATTGTTCATGTGGTTCTTCTCCTATTCTTAGAGCGTAATAAGCTTATGTAACTCaacaaatatttttgaaaagccAGCAGTGGAATCTGCTCAAGGTTTAACTATCTTATATTCAAGTCCAACTACATAAAACAACTTTAGCATCCAAAGATGCTTTTTTAACAAGGGTACCTTCAAATTAACCACCTCTATCAGTTAGCGATTTTCCCCATTAGTCATTCACCATGAAACATGAGTTTAGCTCAAGGGCAAAGCGTAacgattcactttttttttttgctcttccgCATGGATTGAAAGTTGCTGCCATATCAGTAGTCTTTGCCTAATGTTTGATGCATCTTATACGATGAAATTGCACTATTTCGATCAAACATAGAGTCAGACTGCTAGGAAGGATAATAATTTTTTAGCAAGGTGATCATGTTACGTTGCCATCTCTATCGTCTCCGCTCCTCATTCCTTTATGGAGTAATAGAAGGGAAAGTAGAAGTTTGCTTGCAATAGTTGTCTTATGTCAGCTGCTAATTCCATTGCAGGTTAGTATTGCGAGCTAGTTACAAGAGATGGAGCATGGATTAGATTGACTAGTTGGGTGCCTTTAAGTAGTGAAGATTGTGAAATTTTCTTATGTTCTTTCAGACAATTGTACTCTTCACATATAAATGCAATAGTGATTACTTTCTtaaagaaatatgaatatgacaGATATCATCAAGCCCCTCACCCCCTCTTAGAATTAAACCATCCTCGAGTTCCGATTTTCCTGTTGCATTCTGAAAATAACTTCTCCAGGACATTCTTTTCAATACTTTTGAATTGATCAAAGGGCACACAATGTTGCTGCAAGTAATCTCTTTACCAGTATTCATTAGGATTTAGGAACAAGGTTGGGAGCAAAGTCAGGGTTAGGTTTTCGAGTTTATGTGTTTTGTATTTTAGAAAATGCAGCGTATTGagtttttaatatattatttatacatattaagtagatttttaaatataaatacatGATTTGAGCCAAAGTTATTGAGTTTTGCCGAACCAATTGAGTTCTGCACTTCTACCGAACTTGTAGGTGAAGCTCTTGCTTTGGCCCTGGTTGGGAGGCTGTGACAATTATGGTAAGCCAACCACggaaaaaatgaaggaaaaatcaACCCCCATGACTAAGTAAGACCTTATATTGCTAAACATATAggtatttttccttatttactaAACATAGCAAGGTTTTACATTTTGTAGCATATTCGAATGTATGGTGCCCAAGACCCTGTAGATATTCCTCTGTTTTTCTCTTCCTTTGTTTTGTCCCTATAATCTATCTCTATCCGTCTGATTGTGTGTATGTCCGCAaattcccaattttttttttaaaactggtaactttgtattcctcagcattaagggATATCTTTGGCCACCTCCAAAAAAGAGAGCTACATGGTGATAATAATTACAGAAGTCCTGTGAAATCCACTAAGTTCTATGAAATCCACTACTTGTAATGCATTCTCTATACTgttttctttacaccaaaaacatAAAGAACTAATACAATTCCATTTGATCAATGTATCGTTGTATTTGATCAATGCATCATGCCTATCTCTAATAGCATCCCCCTTCTGAATGCTCTCTATGCCCTTTCTCCTAAGAATGACGTTGTGTGTCTACCAGTCTATAACAATGCAAAGCATTAAAGCTTAAAGATGAAACAAATTAAATCCTATGACATTTTGTTACCACGGAAGAGTTTATTTTATTAGATTTTGCatgaaggacaaaaaaaaaaaacataaacctCAAAGACAGAAGACTTATAATTACTGACTTAACAACAAAGACTATTACATAATCGACCAAATTAAAAGACTCAATAACTGCACTGGTAAATCCTCCTCCaaacacttgttccaaattcaagaactctaATTTGCATTATTACATTAATGAGTTCCAGAACTCTCCCCCTCATCTGGCTTGGGGACAACATTCAAGTCAAATTTGGATCGCTCGGCCAGAATGTaactttttgcttctttttttatgTTGTCCAACTGCAACTTGAGTGCTACCAACTGCTCCAATCTGTGTTTACCAGGCGGTATTTCTGAATCAGGGTACAAGATCTTAAACCTTCTTTTTCGACTTTCTTCCTCCTCGTTCACTACTTGTAATTCTTCACATATGTTATCAAATGCCTGAAAGACATTTGATTTTGCGACATCAAGTTGGGGATTATCTAGTTTCCATTGGAGAAATTTgtcaattattttttctataCTAATGGAGCCATAGGAATATGGCTTTCCACTAGGTGAAAAGAGAAAAACACCAACATCTGCTTCTGCCAAAGTTGAAAGCTCATCTGCTTTCTTGAACAAGCTcgcttttctttttgaaaaagcAACATAGCGTGCTTCTTTAGATTCAACCAACTTCATTTCAATCTTTTGCTTACCTCTACTCACCTTCCTTTCCATTGCAAAAAGaaaactcttaaaaaaaaaattaagtagaTGTTTTGGCTAAAGTCTGAACAATATTGAGAGGAACGCTCATGTAATTTATAGTTGATGCACGACTTTGTTTGTCACGCGTATTGTCATGTGTAGTTAATGTATTCATATTATGAAAATCTATTAAGAGATTATCACGAATCCCAATATAATTGTATATTATCTATTCATTGTATTTGCAAGTGATAACGCTTAGTTGAATCAAAAGACAGAGAAAAATAACCATGCATTAAAATTAATTTGCAGAAATATCTAATGTTAATTCTATAATATGACTAAAAAAAGAgtagatttcttttttttttttgttaaaaaaaaaaaatctataactCTAACTCATGAAACCTTATAAGGTGATTTTACACCTCTAATTAGTTGCATTTATTGTTACTTcgaaaaaggctcaaatataccGTCAAACTATCAAAAAAGGTTCATTCATGCCACTCGTTAATAGTTGGTCTAAAAAATGCCACCGCCGTTACCATTTTGGGCTATATATGCCATTACTCACTAATAGAACTCTACTAGTACTAAATTTTGCCATGTGGTATTATATAAAGCCTTCATTTTACGAGTGACACATATGAGTCATTTCATAGTTCAACGGCTTATTTGAGCTTTTTCCCGATTCCAATATAAACCTCAATCTTTTCTGATTTTATGTAACAAGCTTATAGGGACAAtttgtcccttatattaataacattattattttaCATGGAAAAATTATGCTCTCTTGTTTAATTGGATTATGAATCTAATCTTATTCTACATCCTTCACAATTTTTACGTACTTTATGActctttaaatatttaaaaaacataaaatttgtttaagaaaaaaaaaagacggacATAAAAGAGAGTACACTAATAAGGTGTAGATGAGTAAGAAAAGTACATATGAGtgtgacatatttgagccttctCCCGATCACTATTAACACCCCAAAATGGTAACGATTGTATACAGTAAAAACCGAACGTATGCAAGATCGGTGATACCGAGGTCAGAGGGTATGACCAAATGGGCACGAGGATGACCGAGGGGATCGTGGGATGTGGCCGACGTAAAGTGCCTCCGGACCAAACTCTGCGTTGCCGTTAGTTCGTTTTCTCCAAGTCAAGTTCTCGTTGCCGTTAGTCTGGTTTCTCCATGACCGAATTGATcatggccgttggtccggttaaccAGTTGCGGAATCGCCACACGTCAAGACCGTTCTGTCATTTTGTACTGATCACcatacgggtgtcagaccgtacgatcctaccttatccttttagggttttctttattctaaaagggctttGTGTTGTATTTAAGGCCCATGAGGCgaaactataaatagaggacatttccttaatagaaaatatatattaaagctctctctctctctctctctctctctctctctctcgcctTTTTGACTTTGCTTATTCATTTAATACAATTAGCTTAATCATCACTATATGCACATTTATCCAAGGCATTAACAcgtacatttacatatacacacTATTGCATACGATtccatacatatttcataccaacccaaaatagattaaagtttatccacatatcctatacctcacttataaatttcaattgattacctaaatttggggtaaacagtttggcgcccaccgtggggctaggataatagtgatTTTTTAACGTAGCCTCTACCTCCTTTTACCCGTTTGACTAAGGGATCGTCTAATAATTTCTACCAAAAAATGGACAAATGGCAAGCAGCTGACAGTCTGGTCATGTCAACAACAATgagattgtggccgaaaatgagaaTAGTGGGTTACGAGGCCTACCAGCAGATCCGATTGACCCAAACTCTGTTGATTCGAGGGAAGGCCTCAACCGACAGAAcaccgtgaaccaggagaaCGCCACCTTACCGGCCACTAATCCCTTGAATACTCACAACTCAATTACTTCATCTCGGGTTCAAGGATGGAAAGTACCCGATGCTCCGGATGagattaacttacgtttaatttttgaaatgttagGGATCGCTTATGAGGGAATAGCTCAGCTGCAGAGCAAAAATGATAAGGAGAGGTCAAAAGGGGTCACCGAACCGAGGAGGGATGAAACACGGAGAGTCAAAAGTAATGGATCGGGAGCCGGTTCATCCACCGAAGTTCTGAAGATGCTCGAGACCTTGGCAAAGCGGGTAGATTCAACAGAGAAGAGGGTGGAAACGTATAACTCTCGTGGATCAAATCCCGGGGGCTCCGCCTATTCTAAAAGGGCCGGATTCAAAGAGgtacattcaaaggccttttCCTCCAAGTGCGGCTCTGAAgttgatcccgaagaggttcaaaatgccggatatccagaaatatgaCAGCACAACGGACCCACAGGAGCATGTGACTTCATGCActtgtgccataaaaggcaatgacgtcgaagaggatgaaattgagtccatgttgttgaaaaagtttgggAAAACTCTATCGAAGGGAGCATTGACTTGGTACGATCATCTGCCCaagcattcaatcacttctttcaaaatgctcgcggatgcgttcataaaagcCCATGCTGGAGCTAAAAAGGTACAGGCTCGGAAGACGAATATTTTTCATATAGCCTAAAGGGATGATGAGTTGTTACGTGAATTTTTCAACCGGTTTCAAAAGGAACGGATGGAGCTCCCTCCGGTTCCGGAGGAATGGGCTGCACAAGCTTTTGCCAAAGGACTTAATCCTCGGAGCTCGATGGCCTCGTTCAAACTAAAATAAAACTTGCTGGAATACGAGGCTGTGAACTGGGCATATGTCCATAATAGATACAAatcaaagattcgggtagaggatgaccaaCTCAAACTTCCCCCGGGGCCCATAAATATGAGTAAAAGCTCTGAGAGATCGAGAAAAAATTACGAGCCGGAGTCAAGACTATGGAGGGAAAGGTATCGGCCATACTCTCATTCGGAAAAGCCAAGCTTCAGGTCGGAAAAATCAAGGGTTGGTCCCAGTCACTTTTCAAGTAGGGGCAATAAACGGGCCGAACGCCCGACAAACAGTCGAGGCCTCTCATTTAGGAGTGATGCCGGAAGCTCGACTAGCAACAAAGACTTGCCAAGGATATCGGAGTATAACTTCAATGTCAACACTTCGTACCTCGTCTCGGCTATTGGTTGTATCGCAGAAGCAAGATGGCTGAGATCACTAAGATTAGACCCGGGTCAACGGGACCCGAGTGTGATGTGTGAATATCATGGAACCCATGAGCACAGAACTGAGGACTGTCGCCAACTAAGAGAGGAGGTGGCTCAGTTACTGAAGAATGGCCACCTTCGAGAATTACTGAGTGAACGAGCTAAAAGCCACTACAAGAAAAGGGAATCTCATAAACGGGCCGAACTGGTGGAACCTCAGCATATAATCAATATGATAATCGAAGGCACAAACGCTCCTCGAGGACCGGTGATGAAACAAACAAAGGTTTCCATTGTGCGTGAGAAGCGTAACCGGGATTACGTACCCGAGGGTTCCATCTCTTTCAGCAATGAggatgcagaaggcatcattcaaccgcacaatgatgcattagtaatttctattcttatttttaaatcacaagttaaacgtattttgattgacccaggtagctcggccaacatcatccggtggagagtggttgaaGAGCTAAGGCTACTCGATCAGATTGTACCGGTTGCCCGAGTACTCAGTGGGTTCAATATGGCAAGTGAAACCACGAAGGGGGAGATTTCTTTACCGGTCAACATTGACGGCACCATTCAGCAGAGGGTGTTCTATGTCATCGAAGGGGATATGAAGTATAATGATGCTTGGAAGACCATGGATTCATAGCATGAGGGCGGTGCCATCTATACTACATCAACTGCTGAAATTCCTGACCTCGGAGGAGATAAAAACCATCCGAGGTGAACAACCCGCTGCCAGGgagatgttcgcggtcgagGAAACGCCACTCTTTCCCAAAAAACCGGATCTGAAGGATGTATGTGGCATCAACATTTTTTAGATCAAACGGCATGACCCTGTAATGGTAGAATCCCCAAGGGGTGATGAAAGCTGTTTTTTCAGCGTCTTCTTCGCTCATGAGTATCTAATGGTACCCGGAGAAGCAATCCGCGAATAACTGCAGCTCATATTTGGCGCAATTGTCGATGAGAATATGGATATTTGGAAGGGGAAAGTTATCTTTCGGACTGAACTGATTGAGGTCCCGATAGTCCACACATATTCGGATTTTCCCATCCTTCTTGGGTactggcactatgttggccNNNNNNNNNNNNNNNNNNNNNNNNNNNNNNNNNNNNNNNNNNNNNNNNNNNNNNNNNNNNNNNNNNNNNNNNNNNNNNNNNNNNNNNNNNNNNNNNNNNNGCGATCATCGCAATCGCGAGGAGGCTCCGTGATCGTGATGAAGGAAGTCACTGAACAAAGGATCTAAATccgatttttttcaaaaagaaactTCATTCTCAAATATTTTAGGTTCTAAAGCTTGATTTTGGGTGATTCCAAGCCCCAAATTCAAGTTTCTTCTTGGGGATAAGATTCTAAGCTCAATCTTAGTGATTACTAAAGtttcttttcattattttatcatTCTTTCCATGATTTATGATTTATGGGTAGAAAACTTAGGGTTTGACCCCACTTTAAAGAGAAGGTTTTGCATGAAATTGAATGACAAGATCTAGGATTTTTTATTTGATCTTTTGGATTTAGATTTTCTAATCAATGGGTAAGCTATTCCCAAGCTTGAATTTCCAATTCGATCCATGATTCATGATAGAAGATTAAGGGTTTTCCCATAATTTGggttttttgataattaatgaaattgaaGGCCTAATTATGATTAGTTTCCCATAAAATTTAGGGTTATGACTTTATAGACTATGGGTAACATGttttttaaattcaattttCGGTTTTGTCCTTGGGGCTTGGGGTTGGTTATTTTGGGTTCGTTTTTTGTTTTCGActtaagtatagcaatatgggtattttTGGGTTTGTATGACCGTATATGTTACTAATTTGGTCATGTTAAGTTCAATTTCTCAATAAATTACCATTTTGACCTTCGGGGCTGGATTTGGGTTTTACGGTGACTTTTTGGACCCGAGTCCTTTTACGATTTATTGAGTATCCTTAGATCCATATTTTGACATAGAATTTCTGTTTGTTAGACTTCGATCGTTTGGAATTACATTGGAAGGGTAAAGCTTTGGCGTGAGGGTTTGTGTTGCCCGCTCGGCTTTGAGGTAGGCTACTGTTTATATTTAGACTCTGATTGGAGAACGTATATTGTTTATAAATATTGAAGGGGTATTGGGCGTGATGGGGTGCCCACCTTAGTGACTGTGATGAGCACTTGGGTGGATAGCGGCGTATTTGTGTGGGTTGTTGCTGTACTTAGTGAGTGAGATGGGGATTGCCTATTagggccttcgggcatggttgtGGTGCTAAATCCACTGGTTTGGTATGGTTATTGTTTTTGTGGGTCATGAGAAACATGATTGATAAATACTTGTAATCATTTGATGTTGTTTATCTCATCACTTCATGTTTTTGTGTGAATTGTGAAGGAACGATCCATGCTAGTGCTTGAGTGGAAGTAATTGAGTCGTCCATGTACTTATGCTAATCCATGTTCTCATATGTGATTGATGAAACTTGATATTGTTTCACATATGCATTCattcaaatacatatatatttgggatcgggttgcatgcTGCAACAAATatattgggatcgggttgcatgtCGCAATGTATATATTTGGGATCAGTTTCACGCTGTAACATATACATTGGGATCAGGTTGCACACCGCATCAAGAGATCTGATTGCATGTCTCAACAATGTaaatggacctcgcgagtcccccatgggttatgACTACAAGGCATAACCCGTATTGAGTGTGTACCAGGTTTGACATATGGCCATTACATTACATCGCATTGTATTCATACCATCGTATTTCCATTGTTTCTCTGTCTGTCCTACGTGCTATGGTCCTAGATGCATTGTGTGTTGTTGGACTATTGGACATAGTTGGTGAAATTAGGTTGGATTGTTGTGATGAGTGTTTAGCTTCAATCTTTATATCCTGTATATGTTTTTTCCtttcgttgtcggcctatgatgcctacgagtactagtggttgtactcatactacacaTGTTGCATCTTTTTGGGAGCAGATACCGCTCCGAATTCTAGTTCTGGGCCTCGCTTTTGACCTCGAGGCAGTTGATTTGGAGTTTCAAAATGGTGAGGCTTTCGATTCCATCGCGGAAACTACTCGAATCCCCCTCTATATCATTTCCTGTTACTTCCTTTCAAGACAATTGTTACTTTTCAATTCTAGACTTGTAATAatatttagatgctcttgtacaaGTTCAAGCTAGATTTTAGGATTGTAATAGTTAAgtaacttccgcacttatttacaTATTCTAAGTATATTAAGGAGTATTTTATTGTGTTAAACTTCAGCCTTTTCTCTTAAAAATTGATTTATGAATTGGGGTTGGTTAGCCTAACGGGAGGGACGGTGTAAGTGCCACCATGGtccgtgatttgggtcgtgacaagttggtatcagagccctaggttaatCGGTTTAATGAGTACAAgggcaatgtctagtagagtcttgcgaaTTGGTACTTAGACGTCAGTACCCAtcctcgagaggctataggacatttaggaagctTCTATTATTTCACTCGTTTCGTGgtattttattcaaattggtatctgattcaTATTCTATTATCTCACTGATGGTGAGGATACGTGCGACAGTTGCTAGGGATGAGGCACCAACTCCTACGACTGAGGCCGTGACATGTGGTTGAGGCAGAACAGAGGCTGCAGGTGGGCAGTGGCCCATCGAGCAAAGCGCCCGCCGCAGAGCACCAAAGGGCGACCATTCCCGTGCTAGATCACCATCTCCTGAGATGGAGCTAGATTATTATGATGAGCCATTTAAGGAGGAGATGGGCCAGCCTAGGCTCCACCAGAGATTGCTACACGAGTGCTTAGGATGCTATGGTATGCATTTTGAGCCTTCTTGAGGGTTTGACCCAGGCTGGCACATTTAAGGCTACACCGACTGGGTCACGCACTGCAGCCGGAGGATAGACTCCGAGAGTCGTTTCGTACCTGCAGGCACAAGCCACCATTGCTCAGGCccccgtattgatgagattCCAGCATTTGATTTTTCTCCTCGACTAGTCCCTAGGCCAGCTATTGAATTTGCACGACCTAGGTGGCTATCCCAATGTGTACCTACTTTTTGCCTATGGACAGAACATGTTACCTAACCTGTCCTATAAATGTGTTTGCGGAATAAAATCAAACATGGAGGTAAAGGACACCgaatttttacgtggaaaccacccgAATCAAGAGGTGATAAAAAAAACACGACCTGCAGACCTGTCGGATTTACTTTAACTCCACTACTACAATGAGCCAACTGCAAATTAAGTTACAAACTCTGCAACCTAATTCTTAAAACAACCATGCTACCCAACCTCTGACTAGCAAGCTATCTTCAAGCTAGACTCTAACTTGAAGTTACAACACTTATATCTACTTTTTATGCTTCTAAATAAGCTGATAAGGATACACTTTGATAGCACAAACCTAATACAAGATTCTAGACTTAAGAACTGAAAAACATTATCTAGTAGAACAGGTCCTTCAATCCGTCTTCTTCTACTAGGGACGCAACCCCGGTTTCTTAAATACATCTTCTTCACTCAATGTTCTGAATTCTCTCTTACTGGGTGTGCAAGCTTTTTCTTGGAAAGACCTGGATATATATAGCCCTTAATGCTCTATAGGTCGGTTGACACAAAACCCTTTCCTAGTCGGTCAATGACATGTAATATGGTTTGTGTAGTATTTGGATTCTTGCTTTGTTAAGTCTGCTTCTAATACTTGGTGAAGGCTTACTAATCCCTacaaatatggcaaggaatctttcataATTGACCACcaagttctttccataattctgcaAATCCTAGTTGATGTAGGACTTGCCTTGGAACATGTTCAtgaacctgtttcatccacctgGTTCGTCTGTCTTTGAATCTCTACAATGtctgagatagaacatgttcATGTACTTTTTCCACCAATATCTTTCATTCTTCATCTACCATTGAACTGCTTCTGAGATCTTGGTTGGAACATGTTGACAGACCTGTTTCATATATCTGTATGCCTTTGTGTATGCAACTGGTCTTCTCCACTCCTTCACCACTAATTACTTCTGAGTCATTCATCCACTGCACCTGATGATCTGTGTGATCATGTTGTTCTGCttgttctatttttatttttttgctctgTGACTTGATGACTTCTTAGTATAGAACTTGTTTGCACACTTGTTCTATTTCAACAGTAAGCTACTCCTTTTGCTGAATCTTCTTTCTGAAATATAATTGTGTTATATCTGGATGGATCAGGTTTATGAACCTGGTTCATTTATCTGctttgtcatcttatttttttaattatcaaaacTTCACAATGTCAACACCAGCTATGACCTGGGATGAGCAGAAGTTATTCGATCACTTCATTAGGATGGTGCCTTCCTGTTTCTATGGTACACCCaggaggatgcttatgagtttataaTCAGTTGTCATGAGAGGCTTCATAAGTGGGGGATA contains these protein-coding regions:
- the LOC132066455 gene encoding agamous-like MADS-box protein AGL29; this encodes MERKVSRGKQKIEMKLVESKEARYVAFSKRKASLFKKADELSTLAEADVGVFLFSPSGKPYSYGSISIEKIIDKFLQWKLDNPQLDVAKSNVFQAFDNICEELQVVNEEEESRKRRFKILYPDSEIPPGKHRLEQLVALKLQLDNIKKEAKSYILAERSKFDLNVVPKPDEGESSGTH